One Streptococcus sp. S1 DNA window includes the following coding sequences:
- a CDS encoding DUF1827 family protein — MKLINTTNSHAALVKSQLASTDALLVEVYSAGNTDVVFTQAPTHYELLISNKHRAIRETEVEKIREFFLKRKIDLQIIDQSAIKTLYSDKLIEISFPITK, encoded by the coding sequence ATGAAGCTCATTAATACCACAAATAGTCATGCTGCACTGGTCAAAAGCCAACTTGCCAGCACTGACGCCTTGCTTGTCGAGGTTTATTCCGCGGGCAATACCGATGTTGTTTTTACACAGGCCCCGACACACTATGAATTATTGATCAGTAACAAACACCGAGCTATTCGTGAAACTGAAGTAGAAAAAATTCGTGAGTTCTTTTTAAAACGTAAGATTGATCTTCAAATCATTGACCAATCCGCTATTAAAACCCTCTACTCCGATAAACTAATTGAAATTTCCTTTCCAATTACAAAGTAA
- the ileS gene encoding isoleucine--tRNA ligase yields MKLKETLNLGKTAFPMRAGLPTKEPVWQKEWEDAKLYQRRQELNEGKPHFTLHDGPPYANGNIHVGHAMNKISKDIIVRSKSMSGFYAPYIPGWDTHGLPIEQVLAKQGVKRKEMDLVEYLKLCREYALSQVDKQREDFKRLGVSGDWEHPYVTLTPDYEAAQIRVFGEMANKGYIYRGAKPVYWSWSSESALAEAEIEYHDLVSTSLYYANKVKDGKGVLDTDTYIVVWTTTPFTVTASRGLTVGAEFDYVVVKPAGSDRKYVVASELLPSLSEKFGWENAEVLATYQGKELNHIVTEHPWDPEVDELVILGEHVTLDSGTGIVHTAPGFGEDDYNVGIANGLEVAVTVNERGIMMENAGPDFAGQFYDKVVPTVIEKLGDLLLAQEEISHSYPFDWRTKKPIIWRAVPQWFASVSKFRQDILDEIEKVKFHSEWGKVRLYNMIRDRGDWVISRQRAWGVPLPIFYAEDGTPIMTAETIEHVAQLFEEHGSIIWWQREAKDLLPEGFTHPGSPNGEFTKETDIMDVWFDSGSSWNGVVVNRPELKYPADLYLEGSDQYRGWFNSSLITSVANHGVAPYKQILSQGFALDGKGEKMSKSLGNTIAPSDVEKQFGAEILRLWVTSVDSSNDVRISMDILSQVSETYRKIRNTLRFLIANTSDFNPAEDAVVYDELRSVDKYMTIRFNQLVKTIRDAYENFEFLTIYKALVNFINVDLSAFYLDFAKDVVYIEGAKSLERRQMQTVFYDILVKITKLLTPILPHTAEEIWSYLEFEAEDFVQLSELPEAQTFANQEEILDTWSAFMDFRGQAQKALEEARNEKVIGKSLEAHLTVYPNEVVKTLLGAVDSNVAQLLIVSELIIAEGPAPEGAVTFEDVAFTVERAAGEVCERCRRIDPTTAERHYHATICDHCASIVEENFADAVAEGFEAK; encoded by the coding sequence ATGAAACTCAAAGAAACATTGAATCTTGGGAAAACAGCTTTTCCAATGCGGGCTGGGCTTCCAACGAAGGAACCAGTTTGGCAAAAAGAATGGGAAGATGCAAAATTGTATCAACGCCGTCAAGAGTTGAATGAAGGAAAACCGCATTTTACCCTTCATGATGGCCCTCCCTATGCTAACGGAAATATTCACGTAGGGCATGCCATGAACAAGATCTCAAAAGATATCATTGTTCGTTCTAAGTCTATGTCAGGCTTTTACGCCCCTTATATTCCAGGTTGGGATACCCATGGTTTGCCAATTGAGCAAGTCTTGGCCAAACAAGGTGTGAAACGTAAAGAAATGGACTTGGTTGAGTACCTGAAACTCTGCCGTGAATACGCTCTTTCTCAAGTAGATAAACAACGCGAAGACTTTAAACGCTTAGGTGTTTCAGGTGATTGGGAGCATCCTTATGTAACCTTGACGCCTGACTATGAAGCAGCGCAAATCCGCGTCTTTGGTGAAATGGCCAATAAAGGCTATATCTACCGTGGGGCTAAGCCAGTTTACTGGTCTTGGTCTTCTGAGTCAGCCCTTGCTGAAGCAGAGATTGAATACCATGATTTGGTATCAACGTCTCTTTACTATGCGAACAAGGTTAAAGATGGTAAGGGTGTCCTAGATACAGACACTTACATCGTTGTCTGGACAACAACTCCATTTACTGTTACAGCTTCTCGTGGATTGACGGTGGGGGCAGAGTTTGATTATGTCGTAGTGAAACCTGCTGGATCTGACCGCAAGTATGTCGTAGCATCTGAGCTCTTGCCAAGCCTTTCTGAAAAATTCGGTTGGGAAAATGCTGAAGTCCTTGCGACTTACCAAGGGAAAGAATTGAACCATATCGTTACAGAACACCCATGGGATCCTGAAGTGGATGAATTGGTGATCCTTGGTGAGCATGTAACCCTTGATTCAGGTACTGGTATCGTCCATACTGCTCCTGGTTTTGGTGAGGATGACTACAATGTAGGGATTGCCAATGGTCTCGAAGTTGCTGTTACTGTTAACGAACGCGGAATCATGATGGAGAATGCTGGCCCTGACTTTGCAGGTCAGTTCTATGACAAGGTTGTTCCAACGGTTATCGAAAAACTTGGCGATTTGCTCCTTGCTCAAGAAGAAATCTCTCACTCCTACCCATTTGACTGGCGGACGAAAAAACCAATTATCTGGCGTGCAGTTCCACAATGGTTTGCCTCAGTATCGAAATTCCGTCAAGATATCTTGGACGAAATTGAAAAAGTTAAATTCCACTCAGAATGGGGGAAAGTCCGTCTTTACAACATGATTCGTGACCGTGGTGACTGGGTCATCTCTCGTCAACGTGCCTGGGGTGTGCCTCTTCCAATCTTCTATGCAGAAGATGGAACACCAATCATGACGGCTGAAACCATCGAACATGTAGCGCAACTCTTTGAAGAGCATGGTTCCATTATCTGGTGGCAGCGTGAAGCGAAAGACCTCTTGCCAGAAGGATTTACGCATCCAGGTTCACCAAATGGCGAATTTACAAAAGAAACAGATATCATGGACGTCTGGTTTGACTCAGGTTCATCATGGAATGGGGTTGTCGTTAACCGTCCTGAACTCAAATATCCAGCGGATCTCTACCTAGAAGGTTCAGACCAATACCGTGGTTGGTTCAACTCATCTCTTATCACATCTGTGGCGAACCATGGTGTTGCACCATACAAACAAATCTTGTCTCAAGGTTTTGCTTTGGATGGGAAAGGTGAGAAGATGTCTAAATCTCTTGGAAATACCATTGCTCCAAGTGATGTTGAAAAGCAATTTGGTGCTGAAATCTTGCGTCTCTGGGTAACTAGTGTAGACTCAAGTAATGACGTGCGTATCTCAATGGATATCTTGAGCCAAGTGTCTGAGACTTACCGTAAGATCCGGAATACTCTTCGTTTCTTGATTGCCAACACTTCTGACTTTAACCCAGCTGAGGATGCAGTTGTTTATGACGAGCTTCGTTCAGTTGACAAGTACATGACCATTCGCTTTAACCAACTTGTTAAGACCATCCGTGATGCTTATGAAAACTTTGAGTTCTTGACGATCTACAAGGCGCTTGTTAACTTTATCAACGTTGATTTGTCTGCCTTCTACCTTGACTTTGCCAAAGATGTTGTCTATATTGAAGGTGCAAAATCACTTGAACGCCGTCAAATGCAAACAGTCTTCTATGATATCCTTGTGAAAATCACGAAACTCTTGACGCCAATTCTTCCTCACACTGCTGAAGAAATCTGGTCCTATCTTGAGTTTGAAGCAGAAGACTTCGTTCAGTTGTCAGAATTGCCAGAAGCTCAAACGTTTGCCAACCAAGAAGAAATCTTGGATACTTGGTCAGCCTTCATGGACTTCCGTGGTCAAGCTCAAAAAGCCTTGGAAGAAGCGCGGAATGAAAAAGTGATCGGTAAATCACTTGAAGCTCATTTGACAGTTTATCCAAATGAAGTTGTGAAAACACTTCTTGGAGCTGTTGATAGCAATGTTGCTCAACTCTTGATTGTTTCTGAATTAATTATCGCAGAAGGCCCAGCTCCAGAAGGTGCAGTGACCTTTGAAGATGTAGCCTTCACGGTTGAACGTGCCGCTGGTGAAGTTTGTGAGCGTTGCCGTCGCATCGATCCAACAACGGCTGAACGTCACTACCATGCAACCATCTGTGATCACTGTGCAAGCATCGTCGAAGAGAACTTTGCAGACGCAGTCGCAGAAGGATTTGAAGCTAAATAA
- a CDS encoding DivIVA domain-containing protein: MALTALEIKDKTFGVKFRGYDANEVEEFLDIVVRDYEDLVRLNHDQEAKIQALEERLNYFDEMKDSLSQSVLIAQDTAERVKQAANERSENIVRQAEQDAQHLVDEAKQKANEILRHATDNAKKVAVETEELKNKTRVFHQRLKSTIESQLSIIDTPEWDEILRPTAMYIQTSDEAFREIVEKALGESVHHHHAEDDNIDLTRQFSPAEIEELQKRIEAANLELGATQAFEGLNEKVQSALEEAEHTRHENEEVVEVEETVQPEDDANRESVNIL, translated from the coding sequence ATGGCTCTTACTGCTTTAGAAATTAAAGATAAAACTTTTGGCGTTAAATTTAGAGGGTATGATGCGAACGAAGTAGAAGAATTTCTAGATATCGTTGTTCGCGATTATGAAGATCTTGTTCGTTTAAATCATGATCAAGAAGCAAAAATTCAAGCTCTTGAAGAACGCTTAAACTATTTTGATGAAATGAAAGATTCATTGAGTCAATCTGTTTTGATTGCACAAGATACTGCGGAACGTGTGAAACAAGCAGCTAACGAACGTTCTGAAAATATTGTTCGTCAAGCTGAACAAGATGCACAGCACTTAGTAGATGAAGCAAAACAAAAAGCAAATGAAATCCTTCGTCATGCAACGGATAATGCCAAGAAGGTTGCCGTTGAAACAGAGGAATTGAAGAACAAGACACGCGTCTTCCATCAACGTTTGAAATCAACCATCGAAAGCCAATTGAGTATTATCGATACACCTGAATGGGATGAAATTCTTCGTCCAACAGCTATGTACATTCAAACAAGTGATGAAGCTTTCCGTGAAATTGTGGAGAAAGCTTTGGGTGAATCAGTTCACCATCATCATGCAGAAGATGATAACATTGATTTGACTCGTCAATTCTCTCCAGCTGAAATCGAAGAATTGCAAAAACGAATCGAAGCTGCTAATTTAGAATTGGGTGCAACACAAGCGTTTGAAGGTTTGAATGAAAAAGTTCAATCCGCTTTAGAAGAAGCAGAGCACACTCGTCATGAAAATGAGGAAGTCGTTGAGGTTGAAGAAACTGTTCAACCTGAAGATGATGCAAATCGTGAATCTGTCAATATTTTATAA
- a CDS encoding YlmH family RNA-binding protein yields MGQTEIYQHFNREDHEFIDRCIELSERVVERYSVEVTGFLNPHQVTILRNVAASYQLQVFASSDEQKMEYAKVIVASDYYQLDPSDFDLALLEMVYASKFHHLTHSQVLGTIVHQLGVERKSFGDILTSDGKIQVFVEQRFVHYFMDHIQKISRVPVKLREVPLSEQMIVEEESQQRDILVSSYRLDKVIAGTFKLSRSQASQLISSGLVKVNYATTSNVSYSVGLNDLVSVRRFGRLKIVSENGISKSGKYKVTVEVLLSKK; encoded by the coding sequence ATGGGACAGACAGAGATTTACCAACATTTCAATCGCGAAGATCACGAATTCATTGATCGCTGTATTGAATTGTCTGAAAGAGTGGTGGAACGCTATTCTGTTGAGGTGACGGGTTTTTTAAACCCTCATCAGGTCACTATTTTACGAAATGTCGCGGCAAGCTACCAGTTACAGGTCTTTGCTTCCAGTGATGAGCAGAAAATGGAGTATGCTAAGGTTATTGTTGCTTCAGATTATTACCAATTAGATCCAAGTGACTTTGATCTGGCCTTATTGGAAATGGTCTATGCTTCAAAATTTCATCACTTGACCCATTCCCAGGTACTGGGGACCATTGTTCACCAATTAGGTGTGGAGCGCAAGTCCTTTGGAGATATTCTGACGAGTGATGGAAAGATCCAAGTATTTGTTGAACAGCGTTTTGTTCACTATTTCATGGATCACATCCAGAAAATTTCTCGGGTACCTGTTAAGCTGAGGGAAGTTCCTCTATCTGAACAAATGATCGTAGAGGAAGAAAGCCAGCAGCGAGATATTCTCGTGTCGAGTTATCGGTTAGATAAGGTGATTGCTGGGACCTTCAAGCTTTCGCGCTCACAAGCTAGTCAGTTGATTAGTTCTGGTCTAGTGAAAGTTAACTATGCGACTACTTCCAATGTTAGCTATTCTGTAGGTCTGAATGATTTAGTCAGTGTCCGACGCTTTGGGCGTCTTAAAATTGTTTCTGAAAATGGTATTTCAAAGAGTGGAAAATATAAAGTAACTGTTGAAGTACTCTTAAGTAAAAAATGA
- a CDS encoding cell division protein SepF, whose translation MSLKDKFNNFIDYFTEDGEEVEVHEAKAAGAETQPVPQPQPTPQVTSPRPQISQREPVKPKPTPVAPVTNPVSTAAVKEPVSTTKNTSENITRLHERQRELAANRANTDEKITIDVRYPRKYEEATEIVDLLLSNESILIDFQYMTEVQARRCLDYLDGARYVLAGNLRRVASTMYLLTPINVVVNIEDIRLPNDVEVTEFDYDMKRNR comes from the coding sequence ATGTCATTAAAAGATAAATTTAACAACTTTATTGACTACTTCACAGAAGACGGTGAAGAAGTAGAAGTTCATGAGGCAAAAGCAGCTGGGGCGGAAACACAACCAGTTCCACAGCCACAGCCGACTCCTCAAGTGACTTCTCCACGTCCGCAGATTAGTCAAAGAGAACCAGTAAAACCAAAACCGACTCCTGTCGCACCTGTTACGAATCCAGTGTCTACAGCGGCAGTGAAGGAACCTGTTTCAACAACGAAAAATACATCTGAGAATATTACTCGCTTGCATGAACGTCAACGTGAATTGGCTGCTAATCGTGCGAATACAGATGAAAAGATTACCATTGATGTACGCTATCCCCGCAAATACGAGGAAGCGACTGAAATTGTTGATCTATTACTATCTAATGAGAGTATCTTGATTGACTTCCAATATATGACTGAAGTACAAGCACGTCGTTGTTTAGATTATTTGGATGGGGCTCGTTATGTTTTAGCAGGAAATCTTCGTCGTGTTGCTAGTACCATGTACTTGTTGACTCCAATTAATGTAGTCGTTAACATTGAAGATATCCGCCTTCCAAATGATGTGGAAGTGACAGAATTTGACTATGATATGAAACGTAATCGTTAA
- a CDS encoding YggS family pyridoxal phosphate-dependent enzyme, translated as MNLVENADLVRQQVETARNKANRQDQVNVIAVTKYVDVATTEALVKTGIQHIGENRVDKFLEKYQALKEYDLTWHLIGSLQRRKVKDVINLVDYFHALDSVKLAQEIQKRAEHPIKCFLQVNISGEESKHGFAPDELDDVLAEIAQLDKIEIVGLMTMAPFEASQEELQDIFSKTHQLQKQLEKKQLKNMPFSELSMGMSRDFEVAIANGATYVRIGTSFFK; from the coding sequence ATGAATCTGGTAGAGAATGCTGATCTTGTTCGGCAACAAGTAGAAACAGCAAGAAACAAAGCTAACCGTCAAGATCAAGTTAATGTGATAGCTGTCACCAAGTATGTGGATGTTGCTACAACAGAAGCACTGGTGAAAACAGGTATCCAACATATCGGTGAAAATCGTGTCGATAAATTCCTAGAAAAGTATCAAGCTTTAAAAGAGTATGACCTCACTTGGCACTTGATTGGGAGCCTCCAACGGCGGAAAGTAAAAGACGTGATCAATCTCGTCGATTACTTTCATGCCTTGGATTCGGTGAAGCTGGCTCAAGAAATTCAAAAGCGAGCAGAACACCCAATCAAGTGTTTCCTCCAAGTGAACATTTCTGGTGAAGAAAGTAAGCATGGATTTGCACCCGATGAACTGGATGATGTTTTAGCGGAAATCGCACAGCTGGACAAAATTGAAATTGTTGGTTTAATGACGATGGCTCCTTTTGAGGCTAGTCAAGAAGAGTTGCAGGATATTTTTTCAAAAACTCACCAACTTCAGAAACAACTAGAAAAGAAACAATTAAAAAATATGCCTTTTTCAGAACTAAGTATGGGTATGAGTCGTGACTTTGAAGTAGCCATTGCGAACGGAGCGACTTATGTTAGAATTGGGACATCATTTTTTAAATAG
- the ftsZ gene encoding cell division protein FtsZ, giving the protein MTFSFDTAAAQGAVIKVIGVGGGGGNAINRMIDEGVAGVEFIAANTDVQALSSAKAETVIQLGPKLTRGLGAGGQPEVGRKAAEESEEVLTEALQGADMVFITAGMGGGSGTGAAPVIARIAKAVGALTVAVVTRPFGFEGSKRGNFAIEGINELREHVDTLLIISNNNLLEIVDKKTPLLEALSEADNVLRQGVQGITDLITSPGLINLDFADVKTVMENKGNALMGIGVGSGEERVIEAARKAIYSPLLETTIDGAEDVIVNVTGGLDMTLIEAEEASEIVNQAAGHGVNIWLGTSIDESLKDEIRVTVVATGVRQDKVERVSGIASSQRPYKTGPREQRPQAAPFDREFDLKQDVELPTTPSRPAVEPNRGSAFGDWDIRRENIVRQTEPTSTHQVDRYVDSSSDDDELETPPFFRNR; this is encoded by the coding sequence ATGACATTTTCATTTGACACAGCAGCGGCACAAGGTGCAGTAATTAAAGTAATCGGTGTCGGTGGCGGTGGCGGAAACGCCATCAATCGTATGATTGACGAAGGCGTTGCCGGTGTAGAATTCATCGCAGCTAATACAGATGTTCAAGCACTTTCAAGTGCAAAAGCTGAAACAGTTATCCAATTGGGTCCAAAATTGACTCGTGGATTGGGTGCTGGAGGTCAACCTGAAGTTGGTCGTAAGGCGGCTGAAGAAAGCGAAGAAGTATTAACAGAAGCTTTGCAAGGTGCAGATATGGTCTTCATCACTGCAGGGATGGGTGGAGGATCTGGTACAGGTGCTGCACCAGTCATTGCTCGTATTGCCAAAGCTGTAGGTGCTTTGACAGTAGCCGTTGTGACTCGTCCATTCGGGTTTGAAGGTTCAAAACGTGGCAACTTTGCTATTGAAGGGATCAACGAACTTCGCGAGCATGTAGATACCTTGTTGATTATTTCTAATAACAACTTGCTTGAAATTGTAGACAAGAAGACACCGCTTCTTGAAGCTTTGAGTGAAGCAGATAACGTTCTTCGTCAAGGTGTTCAAGGGATCACTGACTTGATCACAAGTCCTGGATTGATCAACCTTGACTTTGCAGATGTGAAGACCGTTATGGAAAACAAAGGAAATGCCCTCATGGGTATTGGTGTTGGTAGCGGTGAAGAACGCGTTATCGAAGCGGCTCGTAAAGCAATTTACTCTCCACTTCTTGAAACTACAATTGATGGTGCAGAAGACGTGATCGTCAACGTAACAGGTGGTTTGGATATGACATTGATCGAAGCTGAAGAAGCTTCAGAAATTGTGAACCAAGCTGCAGGTCACGGAGTGAACATCTGGTTGGGTACATCTATTGATGAATCTCTTAAAGATGAAATCCGCGTGACAGTTGTTGCAACTGGTGTCCGTCAAGACAAGGTAGAACGCGTTAGCGGAATTGCTTCCTCACAACGTCCTTATAAAACAGGACCACGTGAACAACGTCCACAAGCTGCACCATTTGACCGTGAATTTGATTTGAAACAAGATGTTGAATTGCCAACAACTCCAAGTCGTCCAGCGGTAGAACCAAACCGTGGCTCAGCCTTTGGTGATTGGGATATTCGTCGTGAGAATATCGTTCGCCAAACTGAACCAACATCAACACATCAAGTTGATCGTTACGTAGATTCATCTTCAGATGATGATGAATTGGAAACACCACCATTCTTCCGGAATCGTTAA
- the ftsA gene encoding cell division protein FtsA, translating into MARDGFFTGLDIGTSSIKVLVAEHVNGEMNVIGVSNAKSAGVKDGIIVDIEAASNAIKNAISQAEEKAGISINLVNVGLPANLLQIEATQGMIPVTSDSKEITDADVENVVKSALTKSMTPDREVITFIPEEFTVDGFQGIRDPRGMMGIRLEMRGLLYTGPRTILHNLRKTVERAGLQVENIIISPLAMIKTVLNEGEREFGATVIDMGGGQTTVASVRSQELQFTNIYQEGGDYVTKDISKVLKTSQKLAEGLKFNYGEAYVPSAGNEVFHVEVIGEVEPVEVTEKYLAEIISARIKHIFEQIKQDLERRHLLDLPGGIVIIGGGAILPGVEELAQEVFGVNVKLFVPNQIGIRNPAFAHVISLSEYAGNLTDVDIIAQAAVHGDEVLRQQPIQFDRPVQPQVQPQPATPAQPVVPAYNAEKIESPVDAQEIPAASNDSKQEPKTTFTDRMKNLIGNMFD; encoded by the coding sequence ATGGCTAGAGACGGCTTTTTTACAGGTTTAGATATCGGTACTAGTTCAATAAAAGTATTGGTGGCAGAACATGTCAATGGAGAAATGAATGTAATTGGAGTCAGCAATGCAAAAAGTGCTGGCGTCAAAGATGGAATTATAGTAGATATCGAAGCTGCTTCAAATGCAATTAAAAATGCAATCAGCCAAGCTGAAGAAAAAGCAGGGATTTCAATCAATCTAGTCAATGTTGGGTTGCCTGCAAACTTACTACAAATCGAAGCAACTCAAGGAATGATTCCAGTCACAAGTGATTCGAAAGAAATCACAGATGCAGATGTTGAAAATGTTGTCAAATCTGCACTCACAAAAAGTATGACACCGGATCGTGAAGTAATCACCTTCATTCCTGAAGAATTCACAGTAGATGGTTTCCAAGGAATCCGCGATCCACGCGGAATGATGGGGATCCGACTTGAAATGCGTGGCCTTCTTTATACAGGACCTCGTACAATCTTGCACAATTTGCGTAAAACCGTTGAACGTGCAGGCTTACAAGTTGAAAACATCATCATTTCACCGCTTGCGATGATCAAAACAGTCTTGAATGAAGGCGAACGTGAATTCGGAGCAACGGTGATCGATATGGGTGGTGGCCAAACAACGGTGGCATCTGTTCGCAGCCAAGAACTTCAATTTACAAATATCTATCAAGAAGGTGGCGATTATGTTACCAAAGATATTTCTAAAGTATTGAAAACTTCTCAAAAATTGGCTGAAGGCTTGAAGTTCAACTATGGTGAAGCCTATGTGCCATCTGCTGGAAACGAAGTCTTCCATGTGGAAGTCATCGGTGAAGTAGAGCCAGTTGAAGTGACTGAGAAGTACTTAGCTGAAATCATTTCAGCACGTATCAAACACATCTTTGAGCAAATCAAACAAGACCTTGAGAGAAGACATTTGTTGGATCTTCCTGGTGGTATTGTGATTATCGGTGGAGGTGCGATCCTTCCTGGTGTTGAAGAATTGGCTCAAGAAGTCTTTGGTGTAAATGTGAAATTGTTTGTTCCAAATCAAATTGGAATTCGCAATCCAGCTTTTGCCCATGTGATTAGCTTGTCTGAATATGCAGGCAATTTGACAGATGTGGATATTATTGCTCAAGCTGCGGTTCATGGAGACGAAGTCTTGCGTCAACAACCGATTCAATTTGATCGTCCAGTGCAACCACAAGTACAACCACAACCTGCTACTCCAGCACAACCGGTAGTACCTGCATACAATGCTGAGAAGATTGAATCTCCAGTGGATGCTCAAGAAATTCCAGCAGCAAGCAATGATAGCAAACAAGAACCAAAAACTACATTCACAGACCGAATGAAAAATTTGATCGGTAATATGTTTGATTAA
- a CDS encoding cell division protein FtsQ/DivIB — protein MTDDNKKTPTDDKITELSAWQKRNKEYLEKKALEKAEEAETEGTESEEAKEDEDLSEKETASVSEEESDERKESEEEDESEAEEDPEADGESSEGEEDDPAVEELGPSEEQEKKPSFFKGLKTKKPKKEPTVAKRHIYRALPVIGISSIVALLSIYFLSPLSTQKVIEFSGNKAVDQQLLYEKSRIKEEDYTLTTFLHKSVYEQNMKTASPWIKEVHMHYQFPVTFKVNIVEHKVVAYYVTGEDHYPVLENGEVVETVTPTSELPSSYISLKFSDRELVRQFVQEMKSISSSITDKIVSVDLTPSKVTKDLVTITMKNDNKILVPVSQITRKLPYYKAISKQLDDASTIDMEAGVFSYSEQSIADAKEQAEKEKAESTENQNEHSEEASQEQNQEQNPEGENSSGNE, from the coding sequence ATGACGGACGACAATAAAAAAACGCCAACGGATGACAAAATTACAGAATTGTCAGCCTGGCAAAAAAGAAACAAAGAATATTTAGAAAAAAAAGCGCTTGAAAAAGCGGAAGAAGCTGAAACAGAGGGAACTGAAAGCGAAGAAGCAAAAGAAGACGAAGACCTTTCAGAAAAAGAGACAGCTTCCGTCTCAGAGGAAGAATCTGACGAACGAAAAGAGTCTGAAGAAGAAGATGAATCTGAGGCCGAAGAGGATCCAGAAGCAGATGGAGAAAGTTCAGAAGGAGAAGAGGATGATCCGGCTGTAGAGGAGCTAGGTCCTTCAGAGGAGCAAGAGAAAAAACCTTCATTTTTTAAAGGCTTGAAGACGAAAAAACCAAAGAAGGAACCGACAGTGGCAAAACGCCACATCTATCGTGCCCTTCCGGTTATCGGAATCAGCTCGATTGTCGCCCTTCTCTCGATCTACTTTTTAAGCCCCTTATCCACACAGAAAGTCATTGAATTTTCAGGGAACAAGGCGGTTGACCAGCAACTCTTGTATGAAAAAAGTCGCATCAAAGAAGAAGATTATACTCTGACGACTTTCCTTCATAAATCGGTCTATGAACAAAATATGAAAACGGCTAGTCCATGGATCAAAGAGGTTCACATGCATTATCAATTCCCGGTGACCTTTAAAGTCAATATCGTGGAACACAAAGTGGTTGCCTATTATGTGACCGGAGAAGACCACTATCCAGTATTGGAAAATGGAGAAGTCGTTGAGACAGTAACTCCAACTTCGGAATTGCCGTCCTCCTATATTAGTTTAAAATTCTCAGATCGAGAATTAGTTAGACAATTTGTCCAAGAAATGAAGTCTATTTCTTCTTCCATTACGGATAAAATTGTTTCGGTTGATCTGACACCGAGCAAGGTCACCAAGGATCTGGTGACCATCACCATGAAAAACGATAATAAAATCTTGGTGCCTGTTTCCCAAATTACCCGCAAGCTTCCTTACTATAAGGCGATCAGTAAGCAATTAGACGATGCTTCGACTATCGATATGGAGGCTGGAGTTTTCAGCTATAGTGAACAATCCATCGCAGATGCCAAAGAGCAAGCTGAGAAAGAAAAGGCTGAAAGTACAGAAAATCAGAATGAACATTCTGAGGAAGCAAGCCAAGAACAGAATCAAGAACAGAATCCAGAAGGGGAGAATTCTTCTGGGAATGAGTAA